The following coding sequences are from one Candidatus Paceibacterota bacterium window:
- a CDS encoding dockerin type I domain-containing protein, whose amino-acid sequence MLRTWYTPLLFLGLFLSMPFFAQAAQLKRASDLISNSAPGVPAVHEVTFTTTNSIPAGGAVTIRFDGTTPFVFGSGFDYTNVDFAVATSGDYSSYIMDAAADTATSTAELLALGDGAVRVHLASDPAFAVPSGAHVRLRIGAGATANAIVNSTTLGPQRYTITTHNVFSAPIDTAIGLLSINAPISLGAIGKGSAATLTNGLPKGLIPGGTKKVMLSFSSNLPAYCRYSMTPGVAYDDMPILSRFKSVNFNRDHSLIIDTEDDKNYTYYIRCFTKYGLTANEDDFVISFDVGVVPKEHRLPPPPPGTQEGDHTGGGNSLPQSGLYISGRTFPGGSVRILKDGKEFRTMGADGQGNFSTTESSLDRGTYGFNIASTDSSGLRSATYSITLYLNAQTQNNIGPVYLSPTITAPSSRIEPGSPVVVSGLAIPSNVVQVVVLTEQDPMQMPLVIATTTANSSGGWSLKLPTENLRKGTYSLRAQSLIPGQGNSLFSNEFLLGVGEKPQGNMKKRADVNGDGKVNLADLSILLFNWKKSAPQADVNSDGTVNITDFSIMLSAWTG is encoded by the coding sequence ATGCTACGCACATGGTACACACCGCTACTGTTTCTCGGCCTGTTTTTGAGCATGCCTTTTTTTGCGCAAGCAGCGCAACTCAAGCGTGCGAGTGATTTGATTTCGAATTCTGCTCCTGGTGTACCTGCAGTACATGAGGTTACTTTCACTACAACAAATAGTATTCCCGCAGGTGGCGCAGTTACTATTCGTTTTGATGGAACAACCCCATTTGTTTTTGGTTCTGGTTTTGATTATACAAATGTTGATTTTGCTGTTGCAACAAGTGGAGATTACAGTTCATATATTATGGATGCGGCTGCAGATACTGCGACCTCTACGGCAGAATTGCTTGCTCTTGGTGATGGTGCAGTACGTGTGCACCTTGCAAGCGACCCCGCATTTGCTGTGCCTTCGGGTGCACATGTCCGCCTACGTATTGGTGCCGGTGCAACCGCAAACGCAATCGTAAATAGCACAACACTTGGTCCGCAGCGCTATACCATCACAACGCATAATGTGTTCAGTGCACCCATAGATACAGCAATCGGGTTGTTGAGTATCAATGCCCCGATCAGTTTGGGGGCAATTGGAAAGGGGTCCGCAGCGACGCTTACTAATGGCTTGCCGAAGGGTCTCATTCCTGGTGGTACGAAAAAGGTAATGCTATCGTTCAGTTCAAACCTCCCGGCATATTGTCGCTACTCCATGACTCCAGGGGTGGCGTATGATGACATGCCAATTCTCTCTCGCTTCAAGAGTGTAAATTTCAATCGGGATCATTCTTTGATTATTGATACTGAGGATGACAAGAATTACACATACTATATTCGCTGCTTCACGAAGTACGGATTGACTGCAAACGAAGATGACTTTGTGATTTCTTTTGATGTTGGTGTTGTTCCAAAAGAGCATCGATTGCCACCACCGCCTCCGGGTACACAGGAGGGAGACCATACTGGTGGAGGAAATAGCTTGCCACAAAGTGGATTGTATATTTCGGGTAGAACATTTCCCGGCGGATCGGTGCGCATCTTAAAAGATGGAAAGGAATTCAGGACAATGGGTGCAGACGGACAAGGAAATTTTAGCACTACCGAAAGTAGTCTTGACCGTGGAACATATGGATTTAATATTGCTTCGACTGATTCAAGTGGGCTGCGATCTGCAACATATAGTATTACGCTCTACTTGAATGCGCAGACGCAAAACAATATCGGGCCAGTGTATCTTTCACCAACCATTACTGCCCCTTCGTCACGCATAGAGCCGGGAAGTCCCGTTGTTGTATCTGGTCTTGCTATCCCTTCGAATGTCGTGCAAGTGGTCGTGCTCACTGAGCAAGATCCGATGCAGATGCCCCTCGTCATTGCAACGACCACAGCTAATTCTTCTGGAGGGTGGTCGCTGAAGTTACCTACTGAAAATCTACGTAAGGGTACATATAGTCTCCGTGCACAATCACTTATTCCTGGACAGGGAAATTCATTATTCTCGAACGAATTCTTGCTTGGTGTCGGTGAAAAGCCCCAAGGAAATATGAAGAAGCGCGCTGATGTGAATGGCGATGGTAAGGTGAACCTCGCAGACCTTTCAATACTGCTTTTCAATTGGAAGAAGTCGGCGCCTCAGGCGGATGTGAATAGTGATGGTACGGTCAACATCACCGACTTTAGTATTATGCTCTCCGCTTGGACTGGCTAG
- a CDS encoding Hsp20/alpha crystallin family protein: MSSFLQKLKGRGVGVTDNHEIESIEHTKTAAPIGVAQLPVDVCQTDTEITIFAQVAGTDIKDLDVSIEGDNDIVTIQGASLRPQDLIQRADSGDVRIKVGRRRDEEEQLDYVLEECVWGKFFRQIILPQEVDATAAQAKIKDGVLVLHLPLKGQQTNKLRMNITKVDSE; this comes from the coding sequence ATGAGTTCTTTCTTACAGAAATTAAAAGGACGTGGAGTCGGAGTTACCGACAACCACGAGATCGAGTCGATCGAGCACACGAAGACCGCGGCACCAATCGGTGTTGCGCAGCTTCCTGTTGATGTATGCCAGACTGATACAGAGATCACTATCTTTGCACAAGTCGCAGGTACGGATATCAAGGACCTTGATGTCTCTATTGAAGGTGATAATGACATCGTTACAATTCAAGGCGCATCACTGCGCCCACAGGATCTTATCCAGCGTGCCGATAGTGGTGATGTTCGTATCAAGGTTGGTCGCCGTCGTGATGAAGAGGAACAGCTTGACTACGTACTCGAGGAGTGCGTTTGGGGGAAGTTCTTCCGCCAGATCATTCTTCCACAGGAAGTTGATGCAACTGCAGCACAGGCGAAGATTAAGGATGGTGTACTTGTACTCCATCTCCCGCTCAAGGGCCAGCAGACGAACAAGCTGCGCATGAATATCACTAAGGTTGATTCAGAGTAA
- a CDS encoding cohesin domain-containing protein, which translates to MLGGVRLQIVAVVAGAFLYAPALALTAEAAQYQFSPTPVSTVVGKPFTVTVNISSDKAYNAGGATLKYDPSALSASRVAKDGSAFSIWAVEPAISASAGTVTFEGGHTAPITGDKKVVQVTFTAKKEGATSISVDKGSILAGDGSGADMYVAGAALAVTVGPGGYTEPTPTATPADTGSGSDGGSKTDLPEAPIVTSLTHPKEDVYSGAPTAKFSWELPLDVTVVRAEVDQSTSTVPKQSYDPAIADKEFRDFKEGENYIHIRYKNGSGWGPTTHRKFMVDRAAPLEFTVTATVPEKENNVTLAFSTSDELSGLASYEIVLDGGQPKKISLAEVKDGKYPLLAVPNGSHSAKIVAYDVGGNKREAEAAFMVNAPIKADAPAADAQSNSVWPMVGIAALFACIGGLIGIIWYERNAFRQEKFMTKREADEVRDRIASVFSALREEVDEQLARLYQKPNPSAEDREVTRRIHEATDLSEELLAKEAEDVRKLLAR; encoded by the coding sequence ATGTTAGGAGGCGTACGTTTACAAATCGTCGCAGTCGTCGCTGGCGCATTTCTATATGCGCCAGCTTTGGCTTTGACTGCGGAAGCTGCGCAGTATCAGTTTTCGCCTACTCCTGTTTCGACTGTAGTGGGTAAGCCCTTTACTGTTACCGTCAATATAAGCAGTGATAAAGCATATAATGCAGGTGGTGCGACATTGAAGTATGATCCGTCAGCACTGAGTGCTTCACGCGTTGCAAAGGATGGTTCTGCATTTTCTATCTGGGCTGTTGAGCCAGCAATTTCAGCGAGTGCGGGCACAGTGACTTTTGAAGGTGGCCACACTGCGCCTATCACTGGTGATAAGAAAGTAGTTCAGGTGACCTTTACTGCAAAGAAAGAAGGCGCGACAAGTATTTCTGTGGACAAAGGTTCAATTCTTGCAGGTGATGGATCCGGTGCGGATATGTATGTTGCTGGTGCTGCGCTTGCAGTGACTGTTGGGCCAGGTGGTTATACTGAACCTACTCCTACGGCAACTCCGGCAGATACTGGAAGTGGAAGTGATGGTGGTTCAAAGACGGATCTTCCAGAAGCTCCTATTGTCACCTCTCTTACGCACCCAAAGGAGGATGTGTATTCTGGGGCACCAACTGCAAAATTCTCTTGGGAGCTTCCCCTTGATGTCACCGTGGTCCGCGCTGAAGTTGACCAATCAACTTCGACCGTACCGAAGCAGTCCTATGATCCCGCTATTGCAGATAAGGAATTCAGAGACTTCAAAGAGGGCGAGAACTATATCCACATTCGCTATAAAAATGGCTCAGGGTGGGGTCCTACGACACATCGCAAATTCATGGTCGATCGTGCTGCTCCTTTGGAATTTACAGTTACTGCAACGGTTCCCGAGAAGGAGAATAATGTAACGCTTGCATTTTCGACTAGCGATGAACTTTCGGGGCTTGCAAGTTATGAGATAGTCCTTGACGGTGGGCAGCCAAAGAAGATCTCTCTTGCAGAGGTAAAGGATGGAAAGTATCCATTGCTTGCTGTTCCAAATGGAAGTCATAGTGCAAAGATTGTCGCATATGATGTCGGAGGAAATAAGCGTGAAGCTGAGGCTGCATTCATGGTGAATGCACCAATCAAGGCAGATGCTCCTGCAGCAGATGCTCAGTCGAATTCAGTTTGGCCAATGGTTGGTATTGCAGCACTCTTTGCGTGTATCGGAGGTCTTATTGGAATCATCTGGTACGAGCGAAATGCGTTTCGCCAGGAGAAATTCATGACCAAGCGTGAGGCTGATGAAGTGCGCGATCGTATTGCTTCAGTTTTCTCAGCACTTCGTGAAGAGGTTGATGAGCAGCTCGCTCGTCTTTATCAGAAGCCGAATCCTTCGGCTGAGGATAGGGAAGTGACAAGGCGCATTCATGAGGCAACAGATCTTTCGGAGGAGTTACTCGCAAAAGAGGCTGAAGATGTGCGAAAACTTTTGGCTCGATAA